In one window of Candidatus Lernaella stagnicola DNA:
- a CDS encoding tetratricopeptide repeat protein, whose translation RGELDEALRIRQEEELPVYEKLGDVRSRAVTLGQIADILYQRGELDEALRIRQEEQLPVYEKIGDVRSRAVTLGKIADILFARGEIDEALRIRQEEELPVYDKLRDAQAALVCKAEIAINLLGRNRQGDAAEAAALLEAAYADAARLRLPETGQIRQIQKQLGLDVR comes from the coding sequence CCGCGGCGAACTCGACGAGGCCTTGCGCATCCGCCAAGAAGAAGAGTTGCCCGTCTACGAAAAACTCGGCGACGTGCGCTCGCGCGCCGTGACCCTCGGCCAAATCGCCGACATCCTCTATCAACGCGGCGAACTCGACGAGGCCTTGCGCATCCGCCAAGAAGAACAGTTGCCCGTCTACGAAAAAATCGGCGACGTGCGCTCGCGCGCCGTGACCCTCGGCAAGATCGCCGACATCCTCTTTGCCCGCGGCGAAATCGACGAGGCCTTGCGCATCCGCCAAGAAGAAGAGTTGCCCGTCTACGATAAACTCCGCGACGCGCAAGCGGCCTTAGTCTGCAAAGCAGAGATCGCAATTAATCTATTAGGACGCAACCGCCAGGGAGACGCGGCCGAAGCCGCCGCGTTGCTGGAAGCCGCGTATGCCGACGCCGCGCGCCTGCGCCTGCCGGAGACCGGGCAGATCCGCCAAATCCAGAAGCAACTCGGGTTGGACGTGCGGTAG
- a CDS encoding GH92 family glycosyl hydrolase — protein sequence MKQFVIWALCLVLITGLIASCAGDDDDNDDAGDDDTPTGDDDATATDPLDEVNPFIGTGGGFWGMGAMMPGSLAPNGLVKLTPDTAMGDFYISYFHAGGYWYPDNSVRGISHLHLPGTGIADLANINVMPVTQMNDERVTMQGYRSPFSHQSEEARPAYYKVHLDRFDVDVELTATENVGYHRWTFPEGGDPHAVVDVSYSVARYTTWWNRVWIDHERNEVVGFAYQAGGFSRIYMGMPIYFVARFSEPIVDYGTFVNNERLPGNEFAEGLRVGAYVGFAPGTRHVEAKVAISVIGPAQARANLEAQVPHWDFDAVVAQTESKWRDRLADIVMEGGTETQRRIFQTAMYHLYVLPTTFTEAEGRYLGFDREVHEVDDFTYYSDLSLWDTFRTLHPLMALVRPDLNRDFVLSMQRMYEQRGAYPRWAQGVGETTIMIGTHADTMIADAYLKGTLRDVDIHEIYAGLREHAVGHVPIAERVGIEDWLALGYVAHDNYDQSVSRTQEFSLNDYCLARLAEAIGEDEDAEMFYERSRNYRNLWDPDTLFFRPKMSDGTWFEAWSEDEWRGNLMGYTEGNARHWRWMVMHDPEDLIDLMGGPETFAATLDDFMERGIPPTNDIQVDPYYWHGNEPDEHAPYFFAFAERPDLTAKWVRWIMANKYADSPLGLDGNDDGGSLSAWYIFSALGFFPLPCTNLYVIGSPLFPEGEMRIGENTLTILAPDTSETNQYVKSVTLNGRTLAVPWFDHEEIAAGGTLEFEMTSDPLAGRWEFPAR from the coding sequence ATGAAGCAATTCGTGATTTGGGCTCTGTGTTTGGTGTTGATAACCGGATTGATCGCCTCGTGCGCCGGCGATGACGACGACAACGACGACGCCGGGGACGACGACACGCCCACCGGCGATGACGATGCCACCGCCACCGATCCGCTCGACGAAGTGAATCCCTTTATCGGCACCGGCGGCGGCTTCTGGGGTATGGGCGCGATGATGCCCGGATCGCTGGCGCCCAACGGTTTGGTGAAGCTGACGCCGGATACGGCCATGGGCGATTTCTATATCAGCTATTTCCACGCCGGCGGGTATTGGTATCCCGATAATTCGGTGCGCGGTATTTCCCACCTGCACCTGCCCGGCACGGGCATCGCCGATCTGGCCAACATCAACGTCATGCCCGTCACACAAATGAACGACGAGCGCGTGACGATGCAGGGTTACCGCTCACCCTTCAGCCACCAGTCGGAAGAAGCCCGGCCCGCGTACTACAAGGTGCACCTGGACCGTTTCGACGTTGATGTGGAACTCACCGCCACCGAAAACGTCGGCTACCATCGCTGGACCTTCCCCGAGGGAGGCGATCCACACGCGGTGGTCGATGTGAGTTACTCCGTCGCCCGATACACGACCTGGTGGAACCGCGTGTGGATCGATCACGAGCGCAATGAAGTGGTCGGCTTCGCCTACCAGGCCGGTGGTTTCAGTCGCATCTACATGGGGATGCCGATTTACTTCGTCGCCCGCTTTTCCGAGCCGATCGTCGACTACGGCACCTTCGTCAATAACGAACGCCTGCCCGGTAACGAATTCGCCGAGGGGTTGCGCGTCGGCGCATACGTCGGCTTCGCGCCCGGCACGCGGCATGTAGAGGCGAAGGTGGCCATCTCGGTCATCGGCCCGGCCCAGGCGCGGGCAAATCTCGAGGCGCAAGTGCCGCACTGGGATTTCGACGCCGTGGTCGCCCAAACCGAAAGCAAATGGCGCGACCGCCTCGCCGATATCGTCATGGAAGGCGGGACCGAAACCCAGCGGCGCATTTTCCAGACCGCGATGTACCACCTGTACGTGCTGCCCACGACCTTTACCGAAGCGGAGGGCCGCTACCTGGGTTTCGACCGCGAAGTGCATGAGGTCGACGACTTCACGTACTACAGCGACCTGTCGTTGTGGGACACCTTCCGCACGCTGCATCCGTTGATGGCGCTGGTGCGTCCGGATTTGAACCGCGATTTCGTCCTGTCGATGCAGCGCATGTACGAGCAGCGCGGCGCGTACCCCCGTTGGGCGCAGGGCGTCGGAGAAACGACGATCATGATCGGCACGCACGCCGATACGATGATCGCCGACGCTTATCTGAAGGGCACGCTGCGCGACGTGGACATTCACGAAATCTACGCGGGGCTGCGCGAGCATGCGGTCGGGCATGTGCCGATCGCCGAACGCGTGGGCATCGAGGATTGGTTGGCGCTGGGTTACGTGGCGCACGATAACTACGACCAGTCGGTATCACGCACGCAGGAGTTCTCGCTCAACGATTACTGTCTCGCGCGCCTGGCCGAGGCCATCGGCGAGGATGAAGACGCCGAGATGTTCTACGAGCGCTCCCGCAATTACCGGAATCTCTGGGACCCCGACACGCTTTTCTTCCGCCCGAAGATGTCCGACGGCACGTGGTTCGAGGCGTGGAGCGAAGATGAGTGGCGCGGCAATCTTATGGGCTACACCGAGGGCAACGCGCGGCATTGGCGCTGGATGGTCATGCATGATCCGGAAGACCTGATCGACTTGATGGGCGGGCCGGAGACTTTCGCGGCGACGCTGGACGACTTCATGGAACGCGGCATTCCGCCCACCAACGATATTCAGGTCGACCCGTACTACTGGCACGGCAACGAGCCCGACGAGCACGCCCCGTACTTCTTCGCCTTCGCCGAGCGGCCGGACCTGACCGCCAAATGGGTGCGCTGGATCATGGCGAACAAATACGCCGATTCGCCGCTGGGTTTGGACGGCAACGACGACGGCGGCTCGCTGTCGGCGTGGTACATTTTTTCCGCGCTGGGTTTCTTCCCCCTGCCCTGCACAAACCTGTACGTGATCGGCAGCCCGCTGTTTCCCGAGGGAGAAATGCGCATCGGCGAAAACACGCTGACGATACTGGCCCCCGACACGTCCGAGACGAATCAGTACGTCAAATCCGTCACGCTCAACGGCCGCACGCTCGCCGTGCCGTGGTTCGATCACGAAGAGATTGCCGCAGGCGGGACATTGGAATTCGAAATGACTTCCGACCCCTTGGCGGGCCGGTGGGAGTTCCCGGCGCGCTAA
- a CDS encoding tetratricopeptide repeat protein — MANCPKCDAELVKVPGTEIFFCTLCRSNFDAAVIEERERQRAGELVREHLPAAFSVFVQRREELANIWAAWQETVTQQRPTIVVLLGEPGVGKTAVLERFYRELASNPSWDPDDYWPDIPPGRLEQVSTEGKLFAIAKKEERKPRYLWLASRCDLVATGSTAPEDSSRAHAVELSPWLQMVQGLRHHPIKDFVPDDFGRRLRQRLRSEGAELLMDILGEGLEVLVSASGLGALLALGKATVKIGAAMRRGGRSSQPEEMAGLARTVTGLLVELSNVERGGMPLVLSIDDLQWTDQESIDLLLHFLEAAADRPVMVLATCRNIDVVAENRPAGRLLSQLARREGSRYSHHKIEVERLDDQSIGEIVQGLFGPTADVELVKWIAERAEGIPIVADYLARFLVDQEFVDATGRFRREVEIDTLTESWRTGAIPHDARGIITERLERLREQNDRQYRLLQCGAVEGRTFRDRFLERVAQRFAALSDLDLPSIQGQLQDAERKHHLIAAEAARLMPAGRPEQPYLFTHQLIYDAFLEGLPPAIRTLCLETIIELFDEDEEFYAVSGKAEALRNTAERRRAGLVAWQALVADRPLTDAENLRAAEAAGKNAAVALRLGSRDAAIRYLETALHFIEQIGGATAEGRDVVRLHASLLNRLANRKRETGDLAAALDLGRQALEMREQLWLVDPDNAEVVEWLASSLNDCSQNDRRVGDLAQSRNCLERGAELMESLPADVRQGRDFALLEARLRQNLASLLNTQGEFERALKTARLSRGILADIVDTNPGDFELADMLATVDHFLGVLERQAGETTAAERSFEAAIAARTRLVEMDDADLRVLFRLSMTYRSMAWLHRNAGRGVQARDAIERTLEIRRRLADIDTSDLGYAGALAQCINDTAVFAKDRGALGEAIDLFEESLRLARYCAEKNPTDTGPHWTLSTILFNLASVRVQQAQVGEAVRLLRDCLAIRKTLCETSSTNRDFRRDAATAASRLSGLLRQQGQWEEAGTYLETALDWHQQILDENPRHEAVRSWLAVDYFNLGNVAQHLRDMAEAEQCFRKGMALREEVLVHQPTGVDAQWSYATALNRQADFFLSQGEESHAGEYRRRAVAGLAWLTAQNPNRQELLQDLSIGYRNIALAHRRRGEFTAALAFLESAVALQRRLVALDEANQQAHINLAVLLSDSGITAFDRGDLDAAADFYRENIDLYERLRGDDSTYLLLHRNFANACESMAFVARGLGRLEEALEWVRRSSDAWEQSFGSDRDSVGTRARRALNAKTLAGFLWSAGRFEEALVEAEKAVAINEELMAAEPEQESHARRLASAYNSRAGLLTLLGRMQEAGSWFRRTIELHTTAMANPESADNLWLRANYGVGLHNLGLVHLFLAEWDDATVHLAAAIEVREQMLAYAESQRRHRFFLAGSHAAMALARRGRGSFDAALREARTAVSVLDPIEKKLSDPQEQARSLMTQFVLALCEIDAGDRDTGLHRIRETWPQWTVVPEWVRGVDRLYRFVIDEVHRVAGDDLPDS, encoded by the coding sequence ATGGCGAATTGTCCCAAATGCGACGCCGAACTCGTGAAGGTTCCCGGAACGGAAATCTTTTTCTGCACGCTGTGTCGATCCAACTTCGACGCAGCGGTAATTGAAGAGCGGGAACGACAACGCGCCGGAGAGCTCGTGCGCGAGCATTTGCCGGCGGCGTTCAGCGTGTTCGTACAGCGGCGCGAGGAACTAGCCAACATATGGGCGGCATGGCAGGAAACCGTCACGCAGCAACGGCCGACTATCGTGGTGCTGCTCGGCGAACCGGGCGTGGGCAAAACGGCCGTTCTGGAACGCTTCTACCGCGAACTGGCCTCCAACCCGAGTTGGGATCCCGACGATTATTGGCCCGATATTCCGCCCGGCCGCCTGGAGCAGGTTTCGACCGAGGGCAAACTCTTCGCCATCGCGAAGAAAGAAGAGCGCAAGCCGCGCTATCTGTGGCTCGCGTCGCGTTGCGACCTGGTGGCCACCGGTTCAACGGCGCCGGAGGATTCGTCCCGCGCGCACGCCGTGGAGTTGAGCCCGTGGCTGCAGATGGTTCAGGGGCTGCGGCATCACCCGATCAAGGATTTCGTGCCCGACGATTTCGGCCGGCGCTTGCGGCAGCGGTTGCGCAGCGAAGGCGCCGAACTTCTCATGGATATTCTGGGCGAGGGCCTGGAAGTGTTGGTAAGCGCCAGCGGCTTGGGCGCCCTGTTGGCGTTGGGAAAGGCGACGGTGAAAATCGGCGCGGCCATGCGCCGCGGCGGCCGCAGCTCGCAGCCCGAGGAAATGGCCGGGTTGGCGCGAACGGTCACCGGGCTTTTGGTCGAATTGAGCAACGTGGAACGCGGCGGTATGCCGCTGGTGCTGTCGATCGACGACCTGCAATGGACCGACCAGGAAAGCATCGACCTGCTGCTTCATTTTTTGGAAGCTGCCGCCGACCGCCCGGTGATGGTGCTGGCCACATGTCGCAACATCGACGTCGTGGCCGAGAACCGACCGGCCGGCCGGCTGCTGAGCCAACTGGCCCGTCGCGAAGGCTCACGTTATTCGCACCACAAAATCGAAGTCGAGCGCCTGGACGACCAATCGATCGGCGAGATCGTCCAAGGCCTTTTCGGGCCGACCGCCGACGTCGAACTCGTGAAGTGGATCGCCGAGCGCGCCGAGGGAATTCCCATCGTCGCGGATTACTTAGCCCGCTTTCTTGTCGATCAGGAGTTCGTCGACGCCACCGGCCGCTTTCGTCGCGAGGTTGAAATCGACACGCTTACCGAAAGCTGGCGGACCGGTGCGATCCCGCACGACGCCCGCGGCATCATCACCGAGCGCCTCGAGCGATTGCGCGAACAAAACGACCGCCAATACCGCTTGCTGCAATGCGGGGCGGTGGAAGGCCGTACCTTCCGCGACCGTTTTCTGGAGCGCGTGGCGCAACGTTTCGCCGCCCTTTCCGACCTCGATCTGCCCTCGATTCAAGGCCAACTGCAAGATGCGGAACGCAAGCACCACTTGATTGCCGCCGAGGCCGCGCGGCTCATGCCGGCGGGTCGGCCGGAACAGCCCTACCTTTTCACGCATCAACTCATTTACGACGCCTTTCTTGAAGGGTTGCCGCCGGCCATTAGAACGCTGTGTTTGGAAACCATCATCGAGTTGTTTGACGAGGACGAAGAATTCTACGCGGTGTCCGGCAAGGCAGAGGCGCTGCGCAATACCGCTGAGCGCCGGCGCGCTGGGCTCGTTGCCTGGCAGGCCTTGGTCGCCGACCGTCCGCTGACCGACGCCGAAAACCTTCGCGCCGCTGAAGCCGCCGGGAAAAACGCCGCCGTCGCACTCCGCCTCGGTAGCCGCGACGCCGCGATTCGTTATCTGGAAACGGCGTTGCATTTTATCGAGCAGATTGGTGGCGCGACCGCCGAAGGACGCGACGTTGTGCGTCTGCACGCCAGCCTGCTCAATCGACTCGCCAACCGCAAACGGGAAACCGGCGACTTGGCGGCGGCGCTCGACTTGGGCCGGCAGGCGTTGGAGATGCGCGAGCAGTTGTGGCTGGTCGATCCGGATAACGCCGAGGTCGTCGAGTGGTTGGCGTCGAGTTTGAACGATTGCTCGCAAAACGACAGGCGCGTCGGCGACTTGGCGCAATCGCGGAATTGTCTGGAGCGCGGCGCCGAACTGATGGAGAGCCTGCCCGCCGATGTCCGTCAAGGCCGAGACTTTGCGTTGCTCGAGGCCCGTTTGCGGCAGAATCTCGCGTCGTTGCTCAACACCCAGGGCGAATTCGAGCGGGCGCTGAAAACGGCACGGCTGTCGCGGGGAATTCTCGCCGACATCGTCGATACCAATCCCGGGGATTTCGAGTTGGCCGATATGTTGGCGACGGTCGACCATTTCCTGGGTGTGTTGGAGAGGCAGGCGGGTGAAACAACGGCCGCGGAGCGCAGCTTCGAGGCCGCGATCGCCGCCCGAACCCGGCTGGTTGAAATGGATGACGCGGACCTGCGCGTGCTCTTTCGTCTTTCCATGACATATCGAAGCATGGCGTGGTTGCATCGCAATGCGGGCCGCGGTGTCCAAGCGCGCGACGCGATCGAACGCACACTGGAAATTCGGCGCCGTCTTGCCGATATCGACACGAGCGACCTGGGTTACGCCGGGGCCCTCGCGCAATGCATCAACGATACGGCTGTGTTCGCCAAAGACCGCGGGGCGCTTGGTGAGGCCATCGATCTTTTTGAGGAAAGCCTTCGCCTGGCGCGCTATTGCGCGGAAAAAAATCCCACCGACACGGGGCCACATTGGACTCTCTCCACGATCTTGTTCAATTTGGCGAGCGTGCGCGTGCAGCAAGCGCAGGTCGGCGAGGCGGTCCGTCTCTTGCGCGATTGCCTTGCGATTCGAAAAACCCTGTGCGAGACAAGTTCCACGAACCGCGATTTCCGGCGCGATGCCGCCACCGCGGCCAGCCGACTTAGTGGTTTGCTTCGCCAACAGGGCCAATGGGAAGAAGCCGGCACCTACCTTGAAACGGCGCTGGACTGGCATCAGCAGATCCTCGACGAGAACCCCCGCCATGAAGCGGTTCGGTCCTGGCTGGCTGTCGACTATTTCAACCTCGGCAACGTAGCGCAGCACCTGCGCGACATGGCCGAAGCGGAACAATGCTTTCGCAAGGGAATGGCGCTGCGGGAGGAAGTCCTTGTGCATCAGCCGACCGGCGTCGACGCGCAATGGTCCTACGCTACGGCCCTGAATCGCCAAGCTGACTTTTTCCTCTCGCAGGGTGAAGAGAGCCACGCCGGAGAATATCGCAGACGCGCGGTCGCCGGGCTGGCTTGGTTGACGGCGCAGAATCCAAATCGCCAGGAACTGTTGCAGGATTTGTCGATCGGCTACCGAAACATTGCGCTCGCGCACCGGCGGCGCGGCGAATTCACCGCGGCCCTGGCGTTTCTGGAATCGGCGGTCGCGTTGCAGCGGCGACTGGTAGCGTTGGATGAGGCCAATCAGCAGGCGCACATCAACTTGGCGGTGCTGCTTTCCGACAGCGGCATTACGGCGTTCGATCGTGGCGATTTGGACGCCGCCGCCGACTTTTACCGCGAGAACATCGATCTGTACGAACGGTTGCGGGGTGACGATTCAACCTACCTGCTGCTGCACCGCAACTTTGCCAACGCTTGTGAATCGATGGCATTCGTGGCTCGCGGCCTGGGGCGGCTCGAGGAAGCGTTAGAGTGGGTGCGTCGGTCGAGTGACGCCTGGGAGCAAAGCTTCGGCTCGGATCGCGATTCGGTCGGTACTCGAGCTCGTCGAGCACTAAACGCGAAGACGCTCGCTGGGTTCTTATGGTCGGCAGGACGTTTCGAGGAAGCGCTTGTCGAAGCCGAGAAAGCCGTGGCGATCAATGAAGAACTCATGGCCGCCGAGCCGGAGCAGGAGTCGCACGCGCGACGTTTGGCCAGCGCCTATAACAGCCGCGCCGGCTTGCTGACTCTGTTGGGGCGCATGCAAGAGGCGGGTAGCTGGTTTCGCCGCACCATCGAGTTACACACGACGGCGATGGCGAATCCCGAGAGCGCCGACAACCTCTGGCTGCGCGCCAACTACGGCGTGGGGCTGCACAACCTCGGGCTCGTACATCTCTTTCTGGCCGAATGGGACGACGCAACCGTCCACCTCGCGGCGGCAATCGAAGTGCGGGAACAAATGCTCGCCTACGCCGAAAGCCAACGCCGCCATCGCTTCTTTCTCGCGGGCAGTCACGCCGCCATGGCTTTGGCACGGCGCGGCAGGGGCAGCTTCGATGCGGCGCTGCGTGAGGCGCGCACCGCCGTTTCCGTACTCGATCCCATCGAGAAAAAACTGAGCGACCCGCAGGAACAAGCGCGGAGTTTGATGACGCAATTCGTTCTGGCGCTGTGCGAAATCGATGCCGGTGATCGCGATACCGGTTTGCATCGCATTCGGGAAACCTGGCCGCAGTGGACCGTCGTGCCCGAGTGGGTGCGGGGCGTTGATCGGCTCTATCGTTTCGTGATCGACGAAGTGCACCGCGTCGCGGGCGACGACCTACCGGATTCCTGA
- a CDS encoding formylglycine-generating enzyme family protein, translating into MKPLVKWLFVLLLVLLVGFSIAACDDDDDEDNDDDNDTSPVDDDDDDNDDDDNDDDDDNDTAGDDDDDDDDTSPPPPTTIGFLYIPRGSFTMGSPAAETGHRADEVLHTVTFTRDIEMMATEVTQGQFNDFMDFNPSYFPRYGTARRLPVEQVSWFDTLAFANRLSAEESYDACYTLTDINCADGTLGDAIDYCSEHGGIRAATAALNGVTTPQDCEGFRLPTEAEWEYAARAGTTTAFYNGDVVNEACSPVDEGLAAIGWYCGNAEEKTHPAAQKQANDWGLFDMSGNVKEWMWDWYGAYDGDATDPVGPTDGHFKATRSCGIRYSGAGKCRSAIRTGQTPHFRVPYIGFRLVRTLPVERGEAFQAPAPKVTAPVAKAPKDYPDELPWTFTRPDVGTPPTPQEITDFTQKYMGFLAQVHYYDWLMWTGHGQHATSGYYDYKIFWQDTRAVKAGDTVTFEHTGGADNVMIRTPKTFNNAAAGCLMSGDERLCDVAEQFAKGFTAFFLGTQWTQNDPEHFIMPRGIFTHYHTYTEDGRNIAVDYDLVHHQWFGWNSHTVNNPVSPTFGDIWVRNMRSKDDVPHIYRAVPMMMRVVEESDDEDLVAACTEALSYLQGFGKDVTDSGYYIRTKDTYGNQYIPITEMGFVADLASFVIYDIFTPKSECNSKLTSALVGYGSDLDVGCGDGIGWLYEQVATVQHYFNWAIIRYFHTAAIYNALMVEENDVAYELMEGMATRVDYMMYEDPGRATVPEWDADATAFLLAAAAAGFPLTSEEARMIMDRYGAAADHFSTWPYWDLWDASVPDGIYDYKPNRNSGTFGVVPRPEELGFVLEYCYSPFKNPATVEFIDCDVVADPTQWVAP; encoded by the coding sequence ATGAAGCCCCTCGTGAAATGGCTCTTTGTATTGCTCTTGGTCTTGCTGGTGGGATTTTCGATCGCCGCGTGCGACGACGACGACGACGAAGACAACGATGACGACAACGATACGTCACCGGTTGACGACGACGACGACGACAATGACGACGACGACAACGACGATGACGATGACAACGACACCGCTGGTGACGACGACGACGATGACGACGATACTTCGCCGCCGCCGCCGACTACGATCGGTTTCCTCTACATTCCACGCGGCTCGTTCACCATGGGCAGCCCTGCCGCCGAAACGGGCCATCGCGCCGACGAGGTTCTGCACACTGTCACCTTCACTCGCGATATCGAGATGATGGCGACCGAGGTGACCCAGGGGCAGTTCAACGACTTTATGGATTTCAACCCCAGCTACTTCCCGCGTTACGGCACGGCGAGACGCCTGCCGGTGGAGCAGGTGAGTTGGTTCGACACGCTCGCCTTCGCCAACCGCCTGTCGGCCGAGGAAAGTTACGACGCGTGCTACACGTTGACTGATATCAACTGCGCCGACGGTACACTCGGCGACGCGATCGACTATTGCAGCGAGCACGGCGGCATTCGCGCGGCGACCGCGGCCCTGAACGGCGTCACGACGCCGCAAGACTGCGAGGGCTTCCGTCTGCCGACCGAAGCGGAATGGGAATACGCCGCTCGCGCCGGCACCACCACCGCGTTCTATAACGGTGATGTGGTCAACGAAGCGTGCTCGCCGGTCGACGAGGGCCTCGCCGCCATCGGCTGGTATTGCGGCAACGCCGAGGAAAAAACCCACCCCGCAGCCCAGAAGCAAGCCAACGATTGGGGCTTGTTCGACATGAGCGGCAACGTCAAGGAATGGATGTGGGATTGGTACGGAGCCTACGACGGCGACGCCACCGACCCGGTCGGCCCCACCGACGGGCATTTCAAAGCGACGCGCAGTTGCGGGATCCGTTACAGCGGCGCCGGGAAATGCCGGTCCGCGATTCGAACCGGGCAGACGCCGCATTTCCGCGTGCCCTACATTGGTTTCCGGCTGGTGCGTACGCTGCCGGTCGAGCGTGGGGAAGCGTTCCAGGCCCCCGCGCCCAAGGTGACGGCCCCGGTGGCGAAGGCGCCGAAGGATTATCCCGACGAATTGCCGTGGACTTTCACGCGGCCTGATGTCGGCACACCGCCGACGCCGCAGGAGATCACCGACTTCACCCAGAAATACATGGGCTTCTTGGCGCAGGTCCATTACTACGATTGGTTGATGTGGACGGGCCACGGGCAGCACGCGACCAGCGGGTATTACGATTACAAGATTTTCTGGCAGGACACCCGGGCGGTGAAAGCCGGGGATACGGTGACCTTCGAGCATACGGGCGGGGCCGACAACGTGATGATCCGCACGCCCAAGACCTTCAATAATGCCGCGGCCGGCTGCTTGATGAGCGGCGACGAACGGCTCTGCGACGTGGCCGAACAGTTCGCCAAGGGTTTCACGGCCTTTTTCCTGGGCACGCAGTGGACCCAGAACGACCCCGAGCATTTCATCATGCCGCGCGGCATCTTCACGCACTACCACACCTACACGGAGGACGGCCGCAACATCGCCGTGGATTACGATCTGGTGCACCACCAGTGGTTCGGTTGGAATTCGCACACCGTCAACAACCCGGTGAGCCCGACTTTCGGCGACATTTGGGTGCGCAACATGCGCAGCAAAGACGACGTGCCGCACATCTACCGCGCCGTGCCGATGATGATGCGCGTCGTGGAGGAAAGTGACGACGAGGACCTCGTCGCCGCCTGCACCGAGGCCCTGAGTTACCTGCAGGGGTTCGGGAAAGACGTTACGGATTCAGGTTACTACATTCGCACCAAGGATACCTACGGCAACCAGTACATACCGATTACCGAGATGGGCTTCGTGGCCGACCTGGCCAGCTTCGTGATCTACGATATCTTCACGCCCAAGTCCGAATGTAACAGCAAGTTGACCTCGGCCCTGGTGGGCTACGGCAGTGACCTCGATGTGGGTTGCGGCGATGGTATCGGCTGGCTTTACGAACAAGTCGCCACGGTCCAGCACTACTTCAACTGGGCGATCATCCGGTACTTCCATACGGCGGCGATTTACAACGCGCTCATGGTCGAAGAGAACGACGTGGCTTATGAGTTGATGGAAGGCATGGCCACGCGCGTCGATTACATGATGTACGAGGACCCGGGACGCGCCACCGTGCCCGAATGGGACGCCGACGCGACGGCGTTTTTGTTGGCGGCGGCTGCCGCGGGGTTCCCGCTCACGTCCGAAGAGGCGCGCATGATCATGGACCGCTACGGCGCGGCCGCGGATCATTTCAGCACCTGGCCCTATTGGGATTTGTGGGACGCTTCGGTACCCGACGGCATCTACGACTACAAACCGAACCGCAACAGCGGCACCTTCGGCGTCGTGCCGCGACCCGAGGAACTGGGTTTCGTTCTGGAGTATTGCTACTCGCCGTTCAAGAACCCGGCGACGGTGGAATTCATCGACTGCGACGTCGTGGCCGACCCGACGCAATGGGTGGCTCCCTAA
- a CDS encoding medium chain dehydrogenase/reductase family protein yields MRQIWIPRVGGPEVLEVRETIDPTPKPGEVRIRVEASGINFADIMARMGMYQDAPPVPSVVGYEVAGKIDRVGDAVEGFAVGDRVASFTRFGGYSDVVVASVDRIFPLPPEIDTKTAAGIPVNFLTAWLMLVRFAGVKENDTVLVQNAGGGVGLAALQISRAFGANVIGTASPGKHERLREMGAAHCIDYRSLDFETAVKDYTNGRGVDVVIDPVGGKSFKKSFRCLAPLGRLAMFGVSSFAPGKTRNLLAVLKGFIELPRFSPVALMNDNRAVGGFNMGHLWDETDILTQAMEKIMALVAKGEMAPVIDKTFPFDQAGAAHAYIQDRKNFGKVLLTP; encoded by the coding sequence ATGAGGCAGATTTGGATACCCCGCGTCGGCGGCCCGGAAGTGCTCGAAGTGCGCGAAACGATCGACCCGACGCCCAAACCCGGCGAGGTGCGGATTCGCGTCGAGGCCAGCGGCATCAATTTCGCGGACATCATGGCGCGTATGGGCATGTATCAGGACGCACCGCCGGTGCCGTCGGTGGTCGGCTACGAGGTCGCTGGCAAAATCGATAGGGTCGGCGACGCGGTGGAAGGCTTCGCCGTCGGGGATCGCGTGGCGTCGTTCACCCGCTTCGGCGGATACAGCGACGTGGTCGTTGCGTCGGTCGACCGGATATTCCCTTTGCCGCCGGAGATCGATACCAAGACCGCGGCGGGAATTCCCGTCAATTTCCTGACCGCGTGGCTGATGCTCGTGCGTTTTGCGGGGGTGAAGGAAAACGACACCGTGCTGGTGCAAAACGCGGGCGGCGGCGTCGGGCTCGCGGCGCTGCAAATCAGCCGCGCTTTCGGCGCCAACGTGATTGGGACCGCCAGCCCGGGCAAACACGAACGCCTGCGGGAAATGGGGGCGGCGCACTGCATCGACTACCGGAGCCTGGATTTCGAGACCGCCGTCAAGGATTACACGAACGGGCGCGGCGTGGACGTCGTGATCGACCCGGTGGGCGGTAAGTCGTTCAAGAAGAGCTTTCGCTGCCTGGCGCCGCTGGGGCGGTTGGCGATGTTCGGCGTGTCGAGCTTTGCGCCGGGCAAAACCCGAAACTTGCTGGCCGTCTTAAAAGGCTTTATCGAACTGCCGCGCTTCTCGCCCGTGGCGCTGATGAACGACAATCGCGCCGTCGGCGGCTTCAACATGGGCCATCTGTGGGATGAAACCGACATTCTCACGCAGGCGATGGAGAAAATCATGGCGTTGGTGGCGAAGGGCGAGATGGCGCCGGTGATCGACAAAACCTTCCCCTTTGACCAGGCCGGCGCGGCGCACGCGTACATCCAGGACCGCAAGAATTTCGGCAAGGTGCTGCTGACGCCGTGA